The Microbulbifer sp. YPW1 genome contains the following window.
TTTGGTTCGGGCATACCATCAGCTTTTGCTCGCGATTGCCGAGCATAAAGTAGCTGTCCCGGGGGAGGGTCGGATACAGTGGTAGTTCGTTCCTGCTGCTGTGATTCAGCCACAGCTGGTAACCGTAGCGGGCGTCATTAATGCTGGTGTTACTGGCAACAGCCCGCCGTATCCATTGGCTATTCAGCACGCGTGCGCCCTCGACGGCCCCATTGTTCAGCAATACGATGCCGAGTTTTGCCCAGTCCCTTGCAGTGGCAAAGCCATAGGAGCTGCCTACAAATACACCGTCGGCGTCAGTCTCCAGTAAAAGGCTGTGTAGCGCCAGCGGATCAACGAATTCACTTCGCAGGAACTTCAACGATTTTTCGGTGCCGCCCAACTGTTTGTGCATCCAGCGGGCAACCAGATTGGTGGATCCCGAAGAGTAGGAAAAATGCGAGCCCGGTGAGTATTTCAGGGGGCGCTGCAGTGCATAGTGCGACGCGGGTTGGTTGCCAAACAACATGCGGGTGGCATCGGTTCCAAGGTAGTAGCGTTCGTCAAACGCCAGTCCGTCACACATCTGCAGGAGGTTTTCCAGGGTGATGGAAGAGCGTGCATCCTGGCTCCACTCCGCAAAAAGATCCCGTTCCTGTGGATCGGCCATCCCCAGCGCTTCCATCCTGCCAAATAGCATTGCGATAACACTCTTTGTCATCGACCAGCCGAGAAGCCGCGTACGCGCGGTGATGCCGTTTCCGTAGGCTTCGGCGATCACCCTATCCCCGCAGGCTACCACTAGCGCACGAGTGTCCAGGCCTGTACGGAAGTCTTCCTGTAGCTGCCGCGCAAGAAGCTGCTGAAGGGGAGTGTGCGCACGGTTCTGGTGATGGGGTTCACTGCGGCGATGCTGAAATTCGATCGAGGGGCTGGGAGCGTGCGAGACTGTCTGATCGCGTGGCTCCAATTGTGGACCCAGCTGCGTTCCCATAGCTGGATCGAACCGTACCTGCGCGGACACAAGTTTTCCCAACTGCGCCTTGGTCACGTTGCCTGTATGGCTCACCCGCACCAGTGAAAACAGGGGAGAATAATTGTGAAGATCCCGGTATATTTTTTCATTATTGAAGCCGGAGATATGGCGCGCTGAGCAGGCAAACTTTGCGCTCATATTTGCCAGCATACATAGAGGCTCCCATCGGGAGAGCAAAGTTTTTGCGCGCGCGTAGCTATAGGCCAGTAGCAGGGCTATAAGGCTGAGCGAGACGAGTTTGATCAGTGTGTTGCTGTCCATCCCGATGGGGCGCTCACGCAAGCTGCGGAAACAGGTATAGGTGAAGATCTGTTGATCTTGGGAAAGCTTAGGAGAGAAAGGGAGGTGGTGCCCGGGGCGGGACTTGAACCCGCACGGCCAGAAGCCGAGGGATTTTAAATCCCTTGTGTCTACCAATTCCACCACCCGGGCCAGGAGGTGTTCAGCTGGCACCCTGTGGTGCCAGTGAGAGGCCAGCTCGGGAGAGCTCGCCAGGAGAATATGGAGGCTAGGGTCGGAATCGAACCGGCGTACACGGAGTTGCAGTCCGCTGCATGACCACTCTGCCACCTAGCCTAAATATCGCATTTCAGCGATGAAAACGCCGCGGATTCTAGCGGATATAAACCAAAAATCCTAGCATTTTCTGATACTTACGTGCCGCTGGGCGTGTAAGAGGGCGCTATTCTATGGGTTGTCGGGGATTAGTCAAGCGGAAGTGTAGATGAGTTATGAGGCGGTTAATATTTGACCAATATTCAGCCGGTTGCCGCGTCTAATAACTGATGGCAATTTCTCTAAATTTACTATTGCCAAATGTTCTAAAGTTTTCCGGTATCCAACTGGCAAAACCCGGGGTCTAGCCAATACTGAATGTAGCTGGCTTGCACACATCTCCCCCCACGTCGTGTTTAGTAGTGCCGGCCGGATGCCTTCCTCCATACAGGTATCCAGTGTGTTGTAAGGATGAAATCCTCCAAGTTTCACTCCTAATGGTCTTGGCCCTGACGCTCTCCCCGTCGTCAGGGCTTTTTTTTGCCCGCAAGAAATGTGCGTTCGAGCTGTGGAATCTCCATTCCGGCAGCCTGCTCAGCGAGTGTACGAAACTTCTCCAGGGTGATTTCTCCGCGGTCCACGGCGATAGTGCGCACCACATCGTCCAAACTTTTCTCTCCATTGCTGGATTTCTGAATTGCCTCGTCAATCTCGGACAACAAGACCGCAGCCCTGGCGGTGGTTGGGCCGGATGAGCGCTTGACCAGTAGATCGGGAGATTCTTTTCCCCACTTGGCCAGGTCGTCCAATGCCTGCAGGTAACGCTTCTGGCTGATGCCGCCGGTGCGGCGCAGAGTTTTGAGGGAGTAGTATTCCGCGATGCCCTCCACAATCCAGTCGCTCTCCTTGTCTCCCCGAATTCCTGTAGCGACATGAACCAGCTCGTGCAACATGCTGCTGGTGCGATTTCCGGAAATCAGTGGCCGGTCTGCATGCATAAACAGCGAGCGAGTACCCGACAGACCACCACGCCACATGGGGTCTCCCGCCATGACGATCAGAAGTTTGTCCGGGAATTGTGGGAACACCTTTTTCAATTCAGGCAGGGTCCAGCTGAGGAAAGCCAGGGTGTCCTGCCTGCGCAGGCCTTTTCCCAGAGGGCCTGCAACAACCGTGTCAGTGCCGCCGATGATGTCTTGGCGGCTGCCAATTTTCCCAGCGATCATCCAGCCTTTCGGTCGGATGAAGCGGCGGCCCGGGTCCTTTAAGGTAAAGGTGTCGGGCTTTTTCTTCTCATAGGGCAAGAGTACATTCCAGTCGTCCGGCGCTTCTATTTCCAGTGTTGCTCTGGATTGAAGGTGCTTCGGTGCTCGGGCGGAGATTGGCGGAATAAGCTTGTCGCTGCGCAGGATGGCCCACTTGTCAGTTATCCGGGAGTCGTATCTACCGGAAGATTTTTTTGCGTCAATTACGAATTGATAGCGGATGCCATCGCGCGCACCGCTCGGTATCCAGGTGGCCTTGTCATCTTCTATTGTCAGATGCTCGCCTTCCAGAGCCGTGTGTCGCTCCGGATCAAGGTGGAGGGTAAGTTTGCTAGGTAGTTCTTTTCCGGAGAGTGTGATTTCCACATTCGCCAAGCCGCTGCCTGGGTCGAGTTGCGCCTTGTAGCCAATGTCGTAGTACTGCTTCTCCACATCCGCTGCCGCTGCCGCCACTCCGGGGAATATACTCGTTAACACGAACAGCGTGGTGGCTATGGCGGCACGGCAGGAAAATATAATGCGCAACGTATGAAACATGAATTCTGTCTGGCTCCGTTACCAATGGGCGGCAGGTACATCTTATGACCGCAGGCAAGGTTAACAGTGCCATGACAGGCTTTTCAAAGACTTATCGGAGCCTGGGTGGGTAAAAATTAACCCGCACTGCTGCCTGATTCGACGCGCGCGTGTACCAGGCTGGCAGCGACCAGGTCCTCAAGGGCGTGCCCTACTGACTTGAAGCAGGTAACCCCTGTGCGCTCCGCGGGTGCTGGGGATTTGCACAGGGAGGGGAGGTCGCCGAGGACCGATTGCGGGGTAATTACACCTTCAGCAATGGGAATCGCCAGATCGCCGGTCTCGTTCAGGGCGTGGGGCATTACATCAGCATAAAGGGCCACGCGCCGGATTAGCAGATCATCCGCTTCCCGCATATCCGGCCGGTAGGCGCCTACCAGGTCAATATGCTGCTCCTCTCTCAGCCACTTACCGTAGATCAGCGGCGTTTTGCTCATGGTGGCGCAGCTGACGATGTCAGCCCGTTGCATGCCGGATTGAATATCATTGCACAGCGAGACGTCGAAAGATTCGCCCTGCAAAGTGGCTGCTACCGCCCGGGCTTTATCTGCCGAACGGCCCCAAATCAGCACTTCTTTTATCGGGCGTATACTGGCATGCGCTCGCACAAGCTCGGGGGCGAGTGTTCCTGTGCCGACCATCAACAGGGTGTTGGCATCGACCGGTGCCAGATAATCTGCTGCCAGGGCTGAGGCCGCTGCGGTTCGTCGCGCAGTGATACTGGCCGCATCCATGACCAACCTGGGGGTCCCAGTTGCCGCATCAATAAGGGTGTACTGCCCCTGTATGGTCGGTTCATTCTGATTGTCCGGTGCGACCACTACGGTCTTTACTCCCAGATAGCCGTCCGCCTGCCATGCGGGCATCAGCAGCAGTGTATTTTCGTGATCATGGCCTGCAGAGTATCGGTAGTGGTGGTGGTGCCGTTGTGGTACCTGCACCCTTTGTTCGCGAAATGCCTTTCGCAGTGCGGAGATGAGTTCCGGATACTCTAGCGACTGGTGGACAGTGTTGGCATCAATGTACTGCATGATTCGAATCTTTCTGATTTTTAGAGGCGGTATTCAATCGAGCAAAAAACCGTTTTTAAGCGGATCCAGTGGATCGATATAGAAACGGTGTTGACCGGTCATATGTGCGGTGCCGCTGAT
Protein-coding sequences here:
- a CDS encoding serine hydrolase, with the translated sequence MSAKFACSARHISGFNNEKIYRDLHNYSPLFSLVRVSHTGNVTKAQLGKLVSAQVRFDPAMGTQLGPQLEPRDQTVSHAPSPSIEFQHRRSEPHHQNRAHTPLQQLLARQLQEDFRTGLDTRALVVACGDRVIAEAYGNGITARTRLLGWSMTKSVIAMLFGRMEALGMADPQERDLFAEWSQDARSSITLENLLQMCDGLAFDERYYLGTDATRMLFGNQPASHYALQRPLKYSPGSHFSYSSGSTNLVARWMHKQLGGTEKSLKFLRSEFVDPLALHSLLLETDADGVFVGSSYGFATARDWAKLGIVLLNNGAVEGARVLNSQWIRRAVASNTSINDARYGYQLWLNHSSRNELPLYPTLPRDSYFMLGNREQKLMVCPNQNAVIVRLGWSASPYPAESRFGEILAALPY
- a CDS encoding ornithine cyclodeaminase family protein, which translates into the protein MQYIDANTVHQSLEYPELISALRKAFREQRVQVPQRHHHHYRYSAGHDHENTLLLMPAWQADGYLGVKTVVVAPDNQNEPTIQGQYTLIDAATGTPRLVMDAASITARRTAAASALAADYLAPVDANTLLMVGTGTLAPELVRAHASIRPIKEVLIWGRSADKARAVAATLQGESFDVSLCNDIQSGMQRADIVSCATMSKTPLIYGKWLREEQHIDLVGAYRPDMREADDLLIRRVALYADVMPHALNETGDLAIPIAEGVITPQSVLGDLPSLCKSPAPAERTGVTCFKSVGHALEDLVAASLVHARVESGSSAG